One genomic region from Thermoleptolyngbya sichuanensis A183 encodes:
- a CDS encoding pseudouridine synthase, whose translation MAERIQKILSQYGIASRRQAEQMIRAGRVRLNGQVATLGQVADLAGDRLEVDGNLLNAQARPDLLYLLLHKPTGVVSTCHDPQQRRTVLDLLPAHLRQSSGLHPVGRLDTNSTGALLLTNDGSLTFPLTHPSHHIPKVYEVWVAGCPSAETLRQWQGGVLLDDRPTLPAEVTLLDDRANKTLLKIVLYEGRNRQIRRVAEQLGHPVMSLHRVAIGPILLGDLSPGRYRNLTSKELDFLRAQAGNFAKTPSDP comes from the coding sequence ATGGCTGAGCGAATTCAGAAAATTTTGTCTCAATATGGCATTGCTTCGCGCCGTCAGGCAGAGCAGATGATTCGAGCGGGGCGGGTGCGGCTGAATGGGCAGGTGGCGACGCTGGGGCAGGTGGCGGATTTGGCGGGCGATCGCCTCGAAGTAGACGGCAACCTGCTAAATGCCCAGGCGCGTCCAGACTTGCTCTACCTGCTGCTGCACAAGCCGACCGGCGTGGTTTCCACCTGCCACGATCCGCAGCAACGGCGCACCGTGCTAGACCTGTTGCCAGCGCATCTGCGCCAGAGCAGTGGGCTACATCCGGTTGGCCGCCTAGATACCAACTCCACCGGGGCGCTGCTGCTGACCAACGACGGTTCCCTGACCTTTCCCCTCACCCATCCGTCTCACCACATTCCCAAGGTGTACGAAGTGTGGGTTGCTGGCTGCCCCAGCGCAGAGACCCTACGGCAGTGGCAAGGCGGCGTGCTGTTAGACGATCGCCCAACCCTGCCTGCCGAAGTCACGCTCCTCGATGATCGAGCGAACAAAACCCTGCTGAAAATTGTCTTGTATGAAGGGCGAAATCGACAGATCCGCCGCGTCGCTGAGCAGTTGGGGCATCCCGTAATGTCGCTCCATCGAGTAGCGATCGGGCCGATTTTGCTGGGAGATTTGTCTCCCGGACGCTATCGAAACCTGACCTCCAAGGAGCTGGATTTTCTCCGAGCGCAGGCTGGTAACTTCGCCAAAACCCCTTCAGACCCGTAG
- the malQ gene encoding 4-alpha-glucanotransferase: protein MPFPRSSGILLHPTSFPSRYGIGDLGDSAYRFVEFLQRSGQQFWQVLPLGPTGHGNSPYMCFSSMAGNPLLISPDRLYHEGWLTDEDLASLPDFPAERVEYDRVIETKMPLLLKAAQRFKEHATVEQRMEFDAFCASRAFWLNDYALFIALKQAQGGMSWHQWDEAIASRDSEALAEWRLKLSEEIFQHKYLQFEFFRQWSTLRNYANDLGIRIIGDIPIYVAHDSVDVWAFPEFFHLDPETGEPSLMAGVPPDYFSETGQLWGNPIYHWEALEKAGFGWWLQRFRATLDYVDIVRIDHFRGFCAYWAVPQGEETAMNGEWIDAPGTAFFETLETELGHLPILAEDLGVITPDVEDLRDRFEFPGMKILQFAFGGGADNPFLPFNFERNCVVYTGTHDNDTTQGWFSELPEYERDRLIRYLGCTSEAGIHWDLIRLGMASVANQAIFPLQDLLGLGTESRMNYPGKPDGNWGWRYGAEVLTEELGDRLLALVELYGRAPKPPSKQEREPLPDIEPGHHDHH, encoded by the coding sequence ATGCCGTTTCCCCGTTCTAGTGGTATTTTGCTGCACCCCACGTCGTTTCCCAGCCGCTATGGAATTGGGGATTTGGGAGACAGCGCCTATCGGTTTGTCGAATTTTTGCAGCGCAGCGGGCAGCAGTTTTGGCAGGTGTTGCCGCTGGGGCCGACGGGGCATGGCAACTCGCCCTATATGTGCTTTTCGTCGATGGCGGGCAATCCGCTGCTGATCAGCCCCGATCGCCTCTATCACGAGGGCTGGCTGACGGATGAAGACCTGGCAAGTTTGCCCGATTTTCCCGCCGAGCGAGTCGAGTATGACCGGGTGATTGAAACCAAGATGCCGCTGTTGCTGAAGGCAGCCCAGCGCTTCAAGGAACACGCCACGGTGGAGCAGCGCATGGAGTTCGATGCGTTTTGCGCCAGCCGCGCCTTCTGGCTGAATGACTATGCGCTGTTCATTGCGCTGAAGCAAGCCCAGGGCGGTATGAGCTGGCACCAGTGGGATGAGGCGATCGCCAGTCGAGACTCAGAAGCCCTGGCCGAGTGGCGGCTCAAGCTCAGCGAAGAAATCTTTCAGCACAAGTATTTGCAGTTCGAGTTTTTCCGCCAGTGGTCTACGCTGCGCAACTACGCCAATGATCTGGGCATCCGCATCATTGGCGACATCCCCATCTACGTGGCACACGATAGCGTGGACGTGTGGGCATTTCCCGAATTCTTCCATCTCGACCCAGAAACGGGTGAACCCTCGCTGATGGCCGGCGTGCCGCCCGATTACTTCAGTGAAACAGGGCAACTCTGGGGCAACCCGATTTATCACTGGGAAGCGCTAGAAAAAGCAGGCTTTGGCTGGTGGCTCCAGCGGTTTCGCGCCACGCTGGACTATGTAGATATCGTCCGCATCGACCATTTTCGGGGCTTTTGCGCCTACTGGGCCGTGCCCCAGGGCGAAGAAACTGCAATGAATGGGGAATGGATTGATGCACCGGGCACTGCATTCTTTGAAACCCTGGAAACGGAACTGGGGCATTTGCCGATTTTGGCAGAAGACCTGGGCGTGATTACGCCGGATGTAGAAGACCTGCGCGATCGCTTCGAGTTTCCCGGCATGAAAATCCTGCAATTTGCCTTTGGCGGCGGCGCGGATAATCCGTTTCTGCCGTTCAATTTTGAGCGTAACTGCGTCGTTTACACAGGCACTCATGACAACGACACTACCCAGGGCTGGTTTAGCGAACTGCCCGAATACGAGCGCGATCGCCTGATTCGCTACTTGGGCTGCACGTCCGAAGCGGGTATCCACTGGGATCTAATTCGGCTGGGCATGGCCTCGGTGGCTAACCAGGCCATTTTCCCGCTGCAAGACCTGCTAGGACTGGGCACCGAGTCCCGCATGAACTATCCCGGCAAGCCCGATGGCAACTGGGGCTGGCGCTATGGGGCCGAAGTTTTAACGGAGGAACTGGGCGATCGCCTCCTAGCACTCGTGGAACTCTACGGCCGCGCTCCCAAGCCTCCCTCCAAGCAGGAACGAGAACCCCTGCCCGACATCGAGCCTGGCCATCACGACCATCACTAG
- a CDS encoding helix-turn-helix domain-containing protein, translating into MSKGLSPLEQEQILKLEELGYELHQLREQQMLSIDQVSARTMIQPRVIRAIESGNFKELPEGVYIRGFLRRYADALGLDGHALANEFPLEPQNAEIQPSWQETPEAQLRPLHLYFAYLGLIAAAIAGLSYVWSRSTTPITANQPSPVPSLIASPSPTAASPAAQPGQSPTTQAIAASPSPSPSPAVPAKPVRVEITLREQSWLRVTVDGRTDFEGMMQAGTQRSWAADREVRIRAGNAGGVLVSYNEQEAKPIGQPGAVQSVVFPPPPEQDSTQASANAQTN; encoded by the coding sequence ATGAGTAAGGGTCTTTCTCCACTAGAGCAAGAGCAAATCCTGAAGCTAGAAGAGTTGGGCTATGAACTGCACCAGCTTCGGGAGCAGCAGATGCTCTCGATTGACCAGGTTTCTGCCCGGACGATGATTCAGCCGCGAGTGATTCGGGCGATCGAGTCTGGAAATTTCAAAGAGCTTCCCGAAGGAGTCTATATTCGGGGCTTTTTGCGCCGCTATGCGGATGCGCTTGGGCTAGACGGACACGCCCTGGCAAATGAGTTTCCACTGGAGCCGCAAAACGCGGAAATTCAACCCTCCTGGCAAGAAACCCCGGAGGCGCAACTGCGCCCGCTGCATTTGTACTTTGCCTATTTGGGGCTGATTGCAGCGGCGATCGCCGGGCTGTCTTACGTCTGGAGCCGTTCTACCACGCCGATTACGGCGAACCAGCCCTCTCCTGTCCCCTCGCTCATCGCCTCGCCCTCGCCGACTGCCGCCAGCCCCGCCGCCCAGCCTGGACAATCGCCCACCACACAGGCGATCGCCGCCAGTCCCTCTCCCAGCCCGTCGCCTGCTGTACCTGCCAAGCCCGTGCGTGTAGAAATCACGCTGCGGGAACAATCCTGGCTGCGGGTGACGGTGGACGGACGTACCGATTTTGAAGGCATGATGCAGGCAGGTACGCAGCGCAGTTGGGCAGCCGACCGCGAAGTTCGTATTCGCGCTGGCAACGCGGGTGGCGTGCTGGTGTCCTACAACGAGCAGGAAGCAAAGCCCATCGGTCAACCTGGAGCCGTGCAGTCTGTCGTGTTTCCGCCGCCGCCAGAGCAGGACAGTACTCAAGCCTCTGCGAATGCTCAGACCAACTGA